In Desulfobacteraceae bacterium, the DNA window CCGGCAAACCCCCGGGACGGCTATAAAGGCTGCCGCGCAGAATACCACCCGAAAGTTATGCATTTTTTCGGGGTATTTTTCGCTTTACTTATGGCTTGAAATTCGATGAACTATTTATCGTCCGCCCCTCATGGCGACTTAATAGCCGCAGCGCCGACCACGGGGGACGATAAAGGCAGCTTTTGAACATCGCTTCCCTGGATTTCTCCCAGGCCAGCGGGCGCAGAGCGCAAAACCTTTTCCCGGAGACGCACCCCATGACCCCTTACGAGCTTTCCAAAACCCTTCACAAGGATCTCTCGCCGGTTGCCCCCCGCCTGTCGGCGGCTCTCAACCGGGCCTTGACCCAGATCGGGGAGGGCTCCCTGCTGGTGGGACTTGGGCCCGGCAGCCATCGAGATGAGGCCGTCACCTTTCAGGAAACCGAGGTGATCGCCCTGCAGCGGGAGGAGCCGGCCGCTCTGATTCTGAAGATATCCCAGGCACTCTCCCTGCTGGAGGCCCACTCGCGCTGGAAGGTGGTGATCGACAAAAAACCATCGCGCCGAAAAGATCGGCTCGAGCTTTTGTATACCATTTCCCGTTCCGGGGATCGCTGTTGAAAGGATCGGCGGCCGGGGCGGGCCAACCCAACAGGGAGACATTCCAATGCAGCCCAAGCGCCTGCCGTTTTGGCCTTGTTTACTGGTGCTGGTGCTCTCCGCCTGCGTTTCTCTCAAGGGCCGGGTGCCCGATGGCGTCGTGGATTACCGCGACCTGCGCCGTCAGGACCTGATTGCCAAGCTAAACACGCTTCAAGCGCGGCTGGACAGTACTGAGAAAAGCCGACGCAAGTGCTCCCTGGCCTACGGCGCTCTCCAACGCCAATTCCAGGAACTCCAGGCGCAAAATCGCAGCAACGCCCTTCGCATCAAGGCCCTGGAGTCGGAGTTGGCGGAGATCAATTTTGCCTTTGAAATACTGCGCAAGGAGCAAAAACCGGGAGGGTAGGGGTCGCGACAAGAAATAATTCCACAATATGGCGAAGGATTTTGGTTCGTCATCAAGGCACATCCGTTGGCGCATATCGAGATATGTGCCGGCGGATGTAACGACGAGGACGGGCCAAAAGACAAGCAAGATGTGGAATTATTTTTTGCCGAGGCCCTGAAAGAAGGGGTGGGCGGTTTCCGGGTCGAGCCCGGTGGATGGCGAGAACCGACGCCGGCAGGCGCTATCGGCGGCGTCGGATTGGGGCGGGGCACTGCCGGCACGCTGGCGCGGGGCGAATTCAAAGTTCCTTTCTCATCCCGGCCGCCATGCCCCCGGCCGGGTCGGTGGCCGGCAATTCCAGGATCGGCAAGGACTTTCGGCCTATGGCCGCTTTGGCACAGATCAAACCCCGCGCCGGGTGTGTCACCCGAAAACCCTATTGGCCGGCATTTATCCTGTCCCGCAATTTGCCCGAGCACTTGAAACCGACGACTTTGCGCGGCGGCAGGATCATTTCATCCCCGGTTGCCGGGTTTCGCCCTCGGCGCGCCTTTTTTTCATGAACACAGAATTTGCCGAATCCGCTGATCAACACGTCTTCCCCTTTGCCCAGGGCGGATTTGATCAACTCCAGGAGCGACTCGACCGCATCGATGGTCTTCTGTCTTGAAAACCCGAAGCTCTCCTGAATAGAATCGACAATGTCGTGCTTGGTCAAGGCCATAAGGCGTTTCCTCCACAATGCTCAGGGTTGGCGGATGAGGCGCTTTTTTTCAGATTTGAGTGCATCGCATAATATTCCCAATTAATCAAGTCCTTTGGAACCAATCGACTCCAAATTCACAGAAGAACACGCACCAGCCGCTTTGCCCGAGGCAAGCCGCCGACCAGTGGTGAAGACGCCCCCTCGCAATCATAGGGCGCGCCGGCCTTGACGGTTCATTGCCGCTGCCGCATCGCGGACGGTCCCGGAAATCAGGGCCCGGGAATGCTGCGGTGGTTCAAAAGCCCTCGGAAAATCGGGGGAGGAGGTTGCCGCAAGATTGGAGGTGCTCTAAACGGCCGGGCAGAGCGCATGGGGCCGGTTGCAGGCTGCGGCAGCGTCTGCATCAAACAAATGACCGCAGCACACCGGCTGCAGCCGCGGCGCTTCCCACCGCAAGGGTGACCTTGGCCGCCAATCGAGGAAGAGGACCGGCCTCCGGCGCAACGCCTGGATGCTGGCGCCAACTGCGCCAGCGCTTCGTGAGGTGGTAGCCCAGATTGATGCAGCGCTGCAACACCAGCCCGCCATAACAGCCCGCGCCGGCTAACGCACCCAGAACGATGCCCACGATCAAAAGCACCAGAACGACGCCGGCAAACTGCAGCGCCGAAAGGCCACCGCCCAGCGCCCCATTGCCGGCATGCACAAGGGTCAGCATCAAGTCGGAAAACATGCTGAAGCCCAGACATGTCAATGGAACGCTGGCAAGGGACAGAAAGGCGACCCGGTAAGGCTCCTTGAGCGAAAGGGTCGATATAATGATGCCGGCAGCGGCGGCCAATCCCATAAAGCTCGCCGAATGATGCAGTATCTCCGAAAAGGTTTCCCAGCGCAGGAAAAGAAGGTTGAAGAAAATCAGGCTGAAGAGAATCGTCAGACCAAAAATAAGGCCGGGACTCCAGAAGTTTTCGGCGGTTTGACTACCGTGCATGTCGGGTCTCCGGGCCGCAGCCCCTTTCCAATCCGTTACGGCTCATTTTGCGGGTCAGCGCCGGCTCTGCCCCAAGGGATCCCGGGTGTCTCGGGCCTTGCCGAAACAAGCGCCGGCGTGCAAACCAGCGCCGCAGCACCCGATTTCCGACCGCAATCTTGCGGACGGTGCAGTGACGGCGAATGCCAAAAGAGCGAAGACCTGGTCCAGAGGCGCTTGCGGCTCTGGCGACACCTATCTTTTACGCGCGTTTGCCTTTGGACTGCAAGTAAA includes these proteins:
- a CDS encoding integration host factor subunit alpha gives rise to the protein MALTKHDIVDSIQESFGFSRQKTIDAVESLLELIKSALGKGEDVLISGFGKFCVHEKKARRGRNPATGDEMILPPRKVVGFKCSGKLRDRINAGQ